The Thermanaerovibrio acidaminovorans DSM 6589 genome contains a region encoding:
- the purQ gene encoding phosphoribosylformylglycinamidine synthase subunit PurQ: MMAAVVTFPGSNCDGDVRVALESVGAKVQMVWHREGSLPKCHLVVLPGGFSYGDYLRPGAMAAKSPIMGAVVEHARKGGLVLGICNGFQILTESGLLKGALLTNRDQRFICRRCHVRVERTDTPFTNLFVEGQVVQFPIAHRDGMFFLPQEDLDELEGSNRVVFRYCAPDGTPCEAPNGALNRIAGIISREGNVLGMMPHPERATLAEIGDSFGTTLWRSVERWIEEAGLI, translated from the coding sequence ATGATGGCGGCGGTGGTAACCTTCCCGGGGAGCAACTGCGACGGGGACGTTAGGGTGGCACTGGAGAGCGTGGGGGCCAAGGTCCAGATGGTTTGGCACCGGGAGGGCAGCCTGCCCAAGTGTCACCTGGTGGTCCTCCCCGGGGGCTTCTCCTACGGAGACTACCTAAGGCCCGGCGCCATGGCCGCCAAGAGCCCCATCATGGGGGCGGTGGTGGAACACGCCCGCAAGGGCGGCCTGGTGCTCGGCATATGCAACGGCTTCCAGATCCTAACCGAATCGGGGCTCCTCAAGGGAGCTCTGCTGACCAACCGGGATCAGCGGTTCATCTGCCGGCGATGCCACGTGAGGGTCGAGCGGACCGACACCCCCTTCACCAACCTATTCGTGGAAGGGCAGGTGGTCCAGTTCCCAATAGCCCACCGGGACGGGATGTTCTTCCTCCCCCAGGAGGACCTGGATGAGTTGGAGGGATCCAACCGGGTGGTGTTCCGCTACTGTGCCCCGGATGGAACCCCCTGTGAGGCCCCTAACGGGGCCCTAAACCGGATCGCGGGGATAATCAGCCGGGAGGGGAACGTGCTTGGCATGATGCCCCACCCGGAGAGGGCAACCCTGGCGGAGATAGGGGACTCCTTCGGGACCACCCTTTGGAGGTCCGTGGAAAGGTGGATTGAGGAGGCGGGCTTGATATGA
- the purS gene encoding phosphoribosylformylglycinamidine synthase subunit PurS, which produces MNYQISALIFPKRGVLDTQGRAVMGTLVEMGFRSVRDVSVGRFVRLSIEAEDQASALSTARRICQELLANELIEDFSLKEGDLSL; this is translated from the coding sequence ATGAACTATCAGATATCGGCCCTGATCTTCCCAAAGAGGGGGGTCCTGGACACCCAGGGGAGGGCGGTCATGGGCACCCTGGTGGAGATGGGCTTCCGCTCCGTTAGGGACGTGTCGGTCGGACGCTTCGTAAGGCTAAGCATAGAGGCGGAGGACCAGGCGTCCGCCCTCTCCACCGCCAGGCGGATCTGTCAGGAGCTGTTGGCCAACGAGCTCATCGAGGACTTCTCCCTGAAGGAGGGTGACCTATCCCTATGA
- the purC gene encoding phosphoribosylaminoimidazolesuccinocarboxamide synthase: MSKGEMVYEGKAKRMFLTDDPGRLVVEYKDSLTAFNAQKVASMEGKGRLNNVISSVIFQYLKDRGVDNHFVRVIDDTHQEVLRVTILPIEVVVRNITAGSICKRLGVKEGLPLPRPLVELYYKDDALGDPIITEDHAVLFGWATQEELDQVKSMALKVNQLLGEMFEQVGVTLVDFKLEFGRTKDGRIILADEISPDTCRLWDKATNDRLDKDRFRNDLGRVLEAYEEIWKRLSEPKEA, from the coding sequence GTGAGCAAGGGAGAAATGGTGTACGAGGGCAAGGCCAAGCGGATGTTCCTCACCGACGACCCGGGCAGGCTAGTGGTGGAGTACAAGGACAGCCTCACCGCCTTCAACGCCCAGAAAGTGGCATCCATGGAGGGCAAGGGGCGGCTCAACAACGTGATAAGCTCCGTCATCTTCCAGTACCTCAAGGACAGGGGGGTCGACAACCACTTCGTCCGGGTGATAGACGATACCCACCAGGAGGTCTTAAGGGTTACCATACTACCAATCGAGGTGGTGGTGCGAAACATCACCGCGGGCTCCATATGCAAGAGGCTCGGCGTCAAGGAGGGGCTCCCGCTGCCAAGGCCCCTGGTGGAGCTCTACTACAAGGACGACGCCCTGGGGGACCCCATCATAACCGAGGACCACGCGGTCCTCTTCGGATGGGCCACACAGGAGGAGCTAGACCAGGTCAAGTCCATGGCCTTGAAGGTTAACCAGCTCCTGGGGGAGATGTTCGAGCAGGTGGGGGTCACCCTGGTGGACTTCAAGCTGGAGTTCGGAAGGACCAAGGATGGCCGGATCATCCTGGCGGACGAGATATCCCCTGACACCTGCAGGCTGTGGGACAAGGCCACCAACGACAGGTTGGACAAGGACCGCTTCCGGAACGACCTTGGCAGGGTCCTTGAGGCCTACGAGGAGATATGGAAGAGGCTCTCGGAGCCAAAGGAGGCATGA
- the lepA gene encoding translation elongation factor 4, translated as MEHIRNFSIIAHVDHGKSTLADRLLEATGTVDKRSMKDQVLDSLELERERGITIKLVPVRMNYRAQDGNEYVLNLIDTPGHVDFSYEVSRSLAACEGAVLVVDASQGVEAQTVANAYLAVDQGLELLPVLNKIDLPSAQPDRVAKEIEEIVGIDTSDVILASAKEGKGIQEILEAVVKKIPCPKGDPDVPLQALVFDSVYDNYRGVVCYVRVVNGVIRPGQKVMLMSTSSTYEVEEVGVFRPGMSRVDQLGPGEVGYFICGIKNIAEARVGDTVTDALRPCEEPLPGYRKVKPVVFCGFYPIERDEINQLREALEKLQLNDSAITFEPETSTALGFGFRCGFLGLLHMDIAKERLLREFGVELVATAPNVVYQIEMADGSVIEAHKPSDFPDQSKIKEIREPFIRCTIFLPEGFVGPAMQLCQERRGVYVSLEYLSPERVRLIYDLPLAEFIMDFHDRLKSVTRGYASLDYEHLGFRPSQLVKVDILINEEPIDAFSFICHQDAAYHRGHAVATKLKELIPRQLFEVPIQAAIGKRVIVRTNIKAVRKDVLAKCYGGDVTRKRKLLEKQKEGKKRMKQIGRVSIPQEAFLAFMDVSGGDKD; from the coding sequence ATGGAGCACATAAGGAACTTCAGCATCATAGCCCACGTGGACCACGGCAAGTCCACCCTGGCGGACCGGCTTCTGGAGGCCACCGGAACGGTGGACAAGCGCTCCATGAAGGACCAGGTGCTGGATTCCCTGGAGCTGGAGAGGGAGAGGGGCATAACCATAAAGCTGGTGCCCGTAAGGATGAACTACCGGGCCCAGGACGGGAACGAGTACGTGCTCAACCTGATCGACACCCCGGGACATGTGGACTTCAGCTACGAGGTGTCCAGGTCCCTGGCGGCATGCGAGGGGGCGGTGCTGGTGGTGGACGCCTCCCAGGGGGTGGAGGCCCAGACGGTGGCCAACGCATACCTGGCGGTGGACCAGGGGCTGGAGCTCCTGCCGGTGCTCAACAAGATAGACCTGCCGTCCGCCCAGCCCGACAGGGTAGCCAAGGAGATAGAGGAGATAGTGGGAATAGACACCTCGGATGTCATCCTGGCCAGCGCCAAGGAGGGCAAGGGGATCCAAGAGATCCTTGAGGCGGTGGTGAAGAAGATCCCATGCCCCAAGGGGGACCCGGATGTCCCCCTGCAGGCCCTGGTGTTCGACTCGGTGTACGACAACTATAGGGGCGTGGTCTGCTACGTCCGGGTGGTGAACGGGGTGATCCGTCCCGGCCAGAAGGTGATGCTCATGTCCACCTCCTCCACCTACGAGGTGGAGGAGGTGGGGGTGTTCAGGCCCGGCATGAGTCGGGTTGACCAGCTGGGCCCCGGAGAGGTGGGCTACTTCATCTGCGGCATAAAGAACATAGCGGAGGCCCGGGTGGGGGACACGGTGACCGACGCACTAAGGCCCTGCGAGGAGCCCCTGCCGGGCTACCGGAAGGTCAAGCCCGTGGTCTTCTGCGGCTTCTACCCCATCGAGAGGGATGAGATAAACCAGCTGCGAGAGGCGCTGGAGAAGCTCCAGCTGAACGACTCCGCAATCACCTTCGAGCCCGAGACCTCCACCGCCCTTGGGTTCGGCTTCCGTTGTGGCTTCCTGGGGCTGCTGCACATGGACATAGCCAAGGAGAGGCTGTTGAGGGAGTTTGGGGTGGAGCTGGTGGCCACCGCTCCCAACGTGGTCTATCAGATCGAGATGGCGGACGGGTCGGTGATCGAGGCCCACAAGCCCTCGGACTTCCCCGATCAGTCCAAGATCAAGGAGATACGGGAGCCCTTCATAAGGTGCACCATATTCCTCCCCGAGGGGTTCGTGGGGCCTGCCATGCAGCTCTGCCAGGAGCGCCGAGGGGTCTACGTGAGCCTGGAGTACCTGAGCCCCGAGAGGGTCAGGCTCATATACGATCTGCCCCTGGCGGAGTTCATAATGGACTTCCACGATCGGCTTAAGTCCGTCACCAGGGGCTATGCATCCCTGGACTACGAGCACCTGGGCTTCAGGCCCTCACAGCTGGTGAAGGTGGACATCCTTATAAACGAGGAGCCCATCGACGCCTTCTCGTTCATATGTCACCAGGACGCGGCTTACCACCGGGGGCATGCGGTGGCCACCAAGCTGAAGGAGCTGATACCCAGGCAGCTCTTCGAGGTGCCCATCCAGGCCGCCATAGGGAAGAGGGTCATAGTGAGGACCAACATAAAGGCGGTGCGAAAGGATGTGCTGGCCAAGTGCTACGGCGGAGACGTAACCCGCAAGAGGAAGCTGCTGGAGAAGCAGAAGGAGGGCAAGAAGAGGATGAAGCAGATAGGCCGGGTATCCATTCCTCAGGAGGCCTTCCTGGCCTTCATGGACGTCTCGGGGGGCGACAAGGACTGA
- the hemW gene encoding radical SAM family heme chaperone HemW, which produces MGERGISIYVHVPFCTRKCLYCSFPSAPMGKGDQEAYLEGLSKEMGSWSRQLRRPRVHTIYFGGGTPSKLSPGGWERLMGDLGQSFDLSGVREITFEANPESLGVDLLKCWTEVSPGPLRVSLGVQSFLDRELRRLGRVHTASDAVRASEMVLRAGIPLSVDLMFRLPGQSLRDFSYSLKMAVGLGVDHLSAYELTVEEGTPFGDMDLELPPDGYGFYRYLQWYLGRRGFVQYEVSNFARPGAFRVHNLRYWLGGDFLGLGPGAWSCIGEARYGNHPSLGGWLRLVEASGRGTCCGEILEGARRRAERAILALRTSFGWAPEGRDDPLACRLEPLMGDLVALQGGRYVLTPRGFRVANLIWEILLP; this is translated from the coding sequence ATGGGGGAGAGGGGGATCTCCATCTACGTGCACGTGCCCTTCTGCACCAGGAAGTGCCTCTACTGCTCATTTCCCAGCGCCCCCATGGGGAAGGGGGACCAGGAGGCCTACCTGGAGGGGCTATCCAAGGAGATGGGATCCTGGTCCCGCCAGCTACGAAGGCCCCGGGTGCACACCATCTACTTCGGGGGTGGCACCCCATCCAAGCTCTCCCCCGGCGGCTGGGAGAGGCTTATGGGGGACCTGGGCCAGTCCTTCGATCTTTCTGGTGTGAGGGAGATCACCTTTGAGGCCAACCCGGAGAGCTTGGGGGTGGACCTGCTTAAGTGCTGGACCGAAGTCTCCCCCGGCCCACTCCGGGTCAGCCTGGGGGTTCAGAGCTTCCTCGACCGGGAGCTCCGGCGGCTGGGCAGGGTGCACACCGCCTCCGACGCGGTCCGGGCCTCCGAGATGGTTCTCCGGGCGGGGATCCCCTTGAGCGTGGACCTCATGTTCAGGCTGCCGGGCCAGTCCCTACGGGACTTCTCCTACAGCCTCAAGATGGCGGTGGGGCTGGGGGTGGATCACCTATCCGCCTACGAGCTTACGGTGGAGGAGGGCACCCCCTTTGGGGATATGGATCTGGAGCTTCCCCCCGACGGCTACGGGTTCTATCGTTACCTTCAGTGGTACCTGGGCCGCAGGGGGTTCGTGCAGTACGAGGTGTCCAACTTCGCCCGTCCCGGCGCCTTCAGGGTTCACAACCTAAGGTACTGGCTCGGTGGGGACTTCCTGGGGTTGGGACCCGGGGCCTGGAGCTGCATTGGGGAGGCCAGATACGGGAACCACCCCTCCCTTGGGGGATGGCTTCGGTTGGTGGAGGCCTCAGGCAGGGGGACCTGCTGCGGTGAGATCCTGGAGGGGGCCCGCCGCAGGGCGGAGCGGGCCATACTGGCCCTGAGGACCTCTTTCGGATGGGCCCCGGAGGGGAGGGACGACCCATTGGCCTGCCGCCTCGAGCCACTGATGGGTGATCTGGTGGCCCTCCAGGGGGGGCGATACGTGCTTACCCCCAGGGGCTTTAGGGTCGCCAACTTGATATGGGAGATACTGCTGCCCTGA
- the selA gene encoding L-seryl-tRNA(Sec) selenium transferase: protein MSFDVNAFMRQIPPMSELLSLPWVPSMEASLGRRAVKAVFSEVIGEFRTLFREGRISQISAEEIVREALARLTARSVPSVRRVVNGTGVVVHTNLGRSPLPREVMESVVDVSVGYSNLEFSLDEGVRGHRNDHVEWLICQLTGADGAVVVNNNAAAVLLSLAALASHGEVIVSRGELVEIGGSFRIPDILSFAGARLVEVGTTNRTHLSDYERALGEDTAMLLKVHPSNFRIEGFHCSVSRQELASLAASRGLIFLEDLGSGLLEAFDGDALSEEPTVRECLQQGVDLVTFSGDKLLGGPQIGVVAGRSQLTERLKKHPLMRAFRVDKMTLTAFEGILRMMLRGEDRMIPTREMISLSPDVMKRRASSLARRVRRVIREASVPGNASVLEVEDAVGGGAFPAVGLVGYGVALDLPSLGGASRVQGLFRRSDPPVVLGVDRGLPCIHVRTLLDGDDERFLRSLKRVLGVR, encoded by the coding sequence GTGTCCTTTGATGTTAACGCGTTCATGAGGCAGATACCCCCCATGTCGGAGCTTCTCTCCCTCCCATGGGTGCCATCCATGGAGGCCTCCCTTGGGAGGAGGGCGGTCAAGGCGGTCTTCTCGGAGGTTATAGGGGAGTTCCGGACCCTGTTCAGGGAGGGGAGGATATCCCAGATCAGCGCCGAGGAGATAGTCAGGGAGGCATTGGCCAGGCTGACCGCCAGGTCAGTTCCCAGCGTGAGGCGAGTGGTCAACGGCACCGGCGTGGTGGTTCACACCAACCTGGGCCGCTCTCCGCTCCCCAGGGAGGTTATGGAGTCCGTGGTGGACGTTTCGGTGGGGTACAGCAACCTGGAGTTCTCCCTGGACGAGGGGGTGAGGGGGCATCGGAACGATCACGTTGAGTGGCTCATATGCCAGCTGACCGGCGCCGACGGAGCGGTGGTGGTGAACAACAACGCTGCGGCGGTGCTGCTCAGCCTGGCGGCCCTCGCCTCCCACGGGGAGGTCATCGTGTCCCGGGGGGAACTGGTGGAGATAGGGGGATCCTTCCGGATCCCCGATATCCTGTCCTTCGCGGGGGCCAGGCTGGTGGAGGTGGGCACCACCAATAGGACCCACCTTTCGGACTACGAGAGGGCCCTGGGAGAGGACACCGCCATGCTGCTCAAGGTCCACCCCTCCAACTTCAGGATAGAGGGCTTCCACTGTTCCGTGTCCCGGCAGGAGCTGGCGTCCCTGGCGGCCAGTCGGGGGCTCATCTTCCTGGAGGACCTGGGGAGCGGACTTCTGGAGGCCTTCGACGGGGACGCCCTCTCCGAGGAACCCACCGTCCGGGAGTGCCTGCAGCAGGGGGTTGACCTGGTCACCTTCTCGGGGGACAAGCTCCTGGGGGGACCCCAGATAGGGGTGGTGGCGGGCAGGTCCCAGCTCACCGAGCGGCTAAAGAAGCACCCCCTGATGAGGGCTTTCCGGGTGGATAAGATGACCCTGACCGCCTTCGAGGGGATACTCCGGATGATGCTCCGCGGTGAGGACCGGATGATCCCCACCAGGGAGATGATTTCCCTGTCGCCGGATGTCATGAAGAGGAGGGCCTCGTCCCTGGCCAGGCGGGTGAGGCGGGTCATCCGGGAGGCATCTGTTCCAGGAAACGCCTCCGTCCTGGAGGTGGAGGATGCGGTCGGCGGTGGAGCCTTCCCGGCGGTGGGGCTCGTGGGCTACGGGGTGGCGCTGGACCTGCCGTCCCTTGGGGGGGCTTCCAGGGTCCAGGGGCTCTTCCGGCGGTCGGATCCACCGGTGGTCCTGGGGGTCGACCGAGGCTTGCCATGCATCCACGTCAGGACCTTGCTCGATGGGGACGACGAGAGGTTCCTCCGGTCCCTCAAGCGGGTGCTGGGGGTGAGGTGA
- the selB gene encoding selenocysteine-specific translation elongation factor — translation MEYPFVLGTGGHIDHGKTTLVKALTGVDCDRLLEEKRRGITIELGFAPLRLGDRVVSIVDVPGHERFIRQMVAGAAGVDAVMMVVAADEGVMPQTREHLEILELLGVRRGIVVITKCDAVEPDLVALAQEDVREAFRGTFLQDAPVIPVSAVTGQGLEELKGAIGDLIDRLSPRDREGDLFLPIDRAFSISGFGTVVTGTVYHGSVTEGQELEVLPSGLRSKVRSLQVHGERVHRAVAGQRVAVNVPSVDLDSIRRGDVLVAQGACRPTDRLDVWLYLLPSSADPLKHWQRVRLLMGTSEVMARIMLLDRPRLDPGLEAPAQLMLEEPVAAVASQRFIIRFYSPLRTIGGGQVLLPYPDRVRGRADRLLRAKGLEAMRGASSREERVKAYLQLVPMAPLDRVKMDLGLGDVSALLDRQGPHWVIIQSKPNPWIFGAGHHGHMIETASRLVGDFHRRNPSERGMPLEELARACGMEQGLLRSWLGHESLAGLLELDEGRVKDPSFARDLEGLDRLLQRLEAHLDERGFLLPELWEMRAHLGVDDETFKRVVALAKERGLGVILPGDLFLSSKLRDALWRTLAEMGEITVATVRDRLGLSRKYVMPMLEHLDSLGITRRVQDKRVLLKKPG, via the coding sequence ATGGAGTATCCCTTCGTCCTCGGAACCGGGGGGCACATAGACCACGGGAAGACCACCCTGGTGAAGGCCCTCACGGGGGTGGATTGCGACCGCCTGCTTGAGGAGAAGCGGCGGGGGATAACCATAGAGCTGGGCTTTGCCCCCCTGAGGCTCGGGGACCGGGTGGTCAGCATAGTGGACGTGCCCGGGCACGAGCGATTCATCCGCCAGATGGTGGCCGGGGCCGCCGGGGTCGACGCGGTTATGATGGTGGTGGCCGCCGACGAGGGGGTGATGCCCCAGACCAGGGAACACCTGGAGATACTGGAGCTCTTGGGGGTCCGTAGGGGCATAGTGGTGATAACCAAGTGCGATGCGGTGGAACCCGACCTGGTGGCCTTGGCCCAGGAGGACGTGAGAGAGGCCTTCCGGGGAACGTTCCTCCAGGATGCGCCGGTGATCCCCGTGAGCGCCGTTACCGGCCAGGGGTTGGAGGAGTTGAAGGGGGCCATAGGGGACCTGATCGACCGGCTATCCCCCAGGGACAGGGAGGGGGATCTCTTTCTCCCCATAGATAGGGCCTTCTCCATATCCGGCTTCGGCACGGTGGTCACCGGCACCGTATACCACGGATCGGTTACAGAGGGGCAGGAGCTGGAGGTGCTGCCCTCCGGGCTCAGGTCCAAGGTTAGATCCCTCCAGGTCCACGGTGAGAGGGTTCATCGGGCGGTGGCGGGCCAGCGGGTGGCGGTCAACGTCCCCTCTGTGGACCTGGACTCGATTCGGAGGGGGGACGTGTTGGTGGCCCAGGGGGCCTGCCGTCCCACCGATAGGCTCGACGTGTGGTTGTACCTCCTCCCGTCCTCCGCGGACCCGCTGAAACATTGGCAGAGGGTTAGGCTTCTCATGGGGACCTCGGAGGTCATGGCCCGGATCATGTTGCTCGATAGGCCGAGGCTGGATCCCGGCCTGGAGGCCCCAGCCCAGCTGATGCTGGAGGAGCCGGTGGCGGCGGTGGCCTCCCAGCGGTTCATCATCCGCTTCTATAGCCCCTTAAGGACCATAGGAGGGGGCCAGGTGTTGCTCCCCTACCCCGACAGGGTAAGGGGTAGGGCCGACAGGCTCTTGAGGGCCAAGGGGCTAGAGGCCATGCGGGGGGCCTCCTCCCGGGAGGAGAGGGTCAAGGCCTACCTCCAGTTGGTTCCCATGGCCCCCCTGGATCGGGTAAAGATGGATCTGGGGCTCGGTGACGTGTCCGCTCTTCTGGACCGCCAGGGCCCCCACTGGGTGATAATTCAGTCCAAGCCCAATCCATGGATCTTCGGCGCTGGTCACCATGGGCACATGATCGAGACCGCGAGCCGACTGGTTGGGGATTTCCACCGCAGGAATCCATCGGAGCGGGGCATGCCATTGGAGGAACTGGCCAGGGCTTGCGGGATGGAACAGGGGTTGCTCAGATCCTGGCTCGGCCACGAGTCCCTAGCGGGGCTCCTTGAGCTGGACGAAGGGAGGGTGAAGGATCCATCGTTCGCCCGGGACCTGGAGGGGCTCGATAGGCTTCTGCAGCGTCTTGAGGCCCACCTGGATGAGAGGGGCTTCCTGCTCCCAGAACTTTGGGAGATGAGGGCCCACCTGGGGGTTGACGACGAGACCTTCAAACGGGTGGTGGCCTTGGCCAAGGAGAGGGGGCTGGGGGTCATCCTTCCCGGTGACCTCTTCCTGTCCTCCAAGCTAAGGGACGCCCTCTGGAGGACCCTGGCGGAGATGGGGGAGATAACCGTGGCCACCGTGAGGGACAGGTTGGGGTTGAGCAGGAAGTATGTGATGCCCATGCTGGAACATCTGGACTCCCTGGGCATAACCCGGCGAGTCCAGGACAAGCGGGTGCTCCTCAAAAAGCCCGGATGA
- a CDS encoding Veg family protein yields the protein MARSLDQIREMVRQHRGSRVSYRSINGRRKVEQKEGIITEVYPSLFTLYVESQCSTVSFSYADVLTREVVLELLPGHERLA from the coding sequence ATGGCGAGATCTCTTGATCAGATCAGGGAAATGGTCAGGCAGCACAGGGGGTCAAGGGTTTCCTACCGGTCGATAAATGGCCGTCGGAAGGTGGAGCAGAAGGAGGGCATCATAACCGAGGTCTATCCCTCCCTCTTCACCCTTTACGTGGAGTCCCAGTGTAGCACCGTCTCCTTCAGCTATGCGGACGTGCTGACCCGGGAAGTGGTCCTGGAGTTGCTTCCGGGGCATGAGCGCTTGGCTTGA
- a CDS encoding 4-(cytidine 5'-diphospho)-2-C-methyl-D-erythritol kinase, with protein MISLEFIVPCHIKINLCLWVGAPGVDGYHPIRTFFLKLRSPEFLRIRTGSVRTVVYHRGDPFYGEHLVLRAQALLRGRIQLPPVEVECEKALPAGGGVGGGSGNAGAFIRWAYAQAGMDTDLSVAAQLGSDVAFLASRMWAAWGEGRGELLTPPEGDLDGLRELRGIIGFPRWAIGTAWAYRMLDQLRGSSSDARLPEGGEVEPLLEGLVRGRVVGLMSNDFIPVAEKVRPEYVKIWRDCESLGALAWGLCGSGSGFFALFSHQEGVERAFAELGKQDYVRSLIPLEVCR; from the coding sequence GTGATTTCCTTGGAGTTCATTGTGCCCTGTCACATAAAGATCAACCTATGCCTTTGGGTTGGGGCACCTGGGGTGGATGGTTATCACCCCATCAGGACCTTCTTCCTCAAGCTGAGGTCCCCGGAGTTCCTCCGGATAAGGACGGGTTCTGTGAGGACCGTGGTCTACCATCGGGGGGATCCGTTCTACGGGGAGCACCTGGTCTTACGGGCACAGGCCCTGCTCCGGGGCCGGATCCAGCTCCCCCCGGTTGAGGTTGAGTGTGAGAAGGCGTTGCCGGCGGGCGGCGGGGTCGGCGGTGGGAGTGGCAACGCCGGGGCCTTCATCCGTTGGGCCTACGCCCAGGCGGGGATGGATACGGACCTTTCGGTGGCCGCCCAGTTGGGCAGCGACGTGGCCTTCCTGGCCTCTCGTATGTGGGCCGCCTGGGGGGAGGGGAGGGGGGAGCTGTTGACCCCCCCTGAGGGAGACCTTGATGGGTTGAGGGAGCTGAGGGGGATAATCGGCTTCCCTCGCTGGGCGATCGGGACCGCCTGGGCCTATCGGATGCTGGACCAGCTCAGGGGATCATCCTCTGATGCGCGTCTGCCGGAGGGTGGGGAGGTGGAGCCCCTGCTGGAGGGGCTGGTTCGGGGGCGTGTGGTGGGCCTAATGTCGAACGATTTCATCCCCGTGGCGGAGAAAGTCAGGCCAGAGTACGTTAAAATATGGCGGGACTGCGAGTCCTTGGGGGCCCTCGCCTGGGGGCTGTGTGGCAGCGGCAGCGGCTTCTTCGCCCTGTTCTCCCACCAGGAGGGGGTGGAGAGGGCGTTTGCGGAGCTTGGCAAGCAGGATTACGTAAGGAGTCTTATCCCATTGGAGGTCTGTAGATGA
- a CDS encoding phosphoribosyltransferase family protein — MKGQRTERLVRIASRFMLGPSRHLSLTDLAQDFEVSKTVISDDMEIIDKAFSDEMLGGIEVDRGRSGGAYFVPRVGEELRRRWLEQIAQVLSSPERSLPGGFVYYTDLIFDPRVASMLGLIMASRFSSLRPDTIMTSEVKGIPIAMFAAHALGVPLSICRFRNRPSDGPAVAVHFPTGAGDVRTMYMGTRQMGSSKRVLVVDDFMRGGSTVSGMLQMAKEFGSQVVGVGIFIAAQDPPRKSIPEYNALLTISGIGDSLKIRVND, encoded by the coding sequence ATGAAGGGACAGAGGACCGAGAGGTTGGTCAGGATAGCTTCCCGTTTCATGCTGGGTCCATCGAGGCATCTCTCGCTCACTGACCTGGCTCAGGATTTCGAGGTGTCCAAGACCGTCATAAGCGACGACATGGAGATAATCGATAAGGCCTTTTCCGACGAGATGTTGGGCGGCATAGAGGTTGATAGGGGGAGGAGCGGCGGCGCCTACTTCGTCCCCCGGGTCGGGGAGGAGCTCCGTCGTCGGTGGCTTGAGCAGATCGCCCAGGTCCTGTCCAGCCCGGAGAGGTCCCTGCCCGGCGGGTTCGTTTACTACACGGACCTGATCTTCGATCCTAGGGTGGCCTCCATGTTGGGGCTCATAATGGCCTCCCGGTTCTCCAGCCTGAGGCCCGATACCATTATGACCTCGGAGGTGAAGGGCATACCCATCGCCATGTTCGCCGCCCATGCGCTTGGGGTCCCCCTGTCCATATGCAGGTTCCGGAACAGGCCCAGCGATGGCCCCGCCGTGGCGGTCCACTTCCCCACCGGGGCGGGGGATGTGAGGACCATGTACATGGGCACCCGGCAGATGGGCAGTAGCAAGCGGGTCCTGGTGGTTGACGACTTCATGAGGGGGGGCAGTACCGTGTCGGGTATGCTCCAGATGGCAAAGGAGTTCGGATCCCAGGTGGTGGGGGTCGGGATCTTCATCGCCGCCCAGGATCCCCCAAGGAAGAGCATCCCGGAGTACAACGCCCTTCTCACCATATCGGGCATCGGGGACTCCCTCAAGATAAGGGTGAACGACTGA
- a CDS encoding ferredoxin yields the protein MIVRIEEDECIGCGVCAQICPEVFALDEELGKAKVLNREGAPCVQEAADSCPVSCIKVD from the coding sequence ATGATCGTCCGGATCGAGGAGGATGAGTGCATAGGCTGTGGCGTTTGCGCTCAGATCTGCCCGGAGGTCTTCGCCCTGGACGAGGAGCTTGGCAAGGCCAAGGTTCTCAATCGGGAAGGAGCGCCCTGCGTCCAGGAGGCGGCCGATAGCTGTCCGGTCAGTTGCATCAAGGTTGATTAG